The proteins below come from a single Sphaerochaeta sp. genomic window:
- a CDS encoding SPASM domain-containing protein: MNRSFLIKPASSACNLACDYCFYRDEAEHRDVPCHPMMDGMVVDALLEKSLSDSDAVAYAFQGGEPTLVGLPWFERFVASVEQKNTRHIPVSYALQTNGTLLDDAWGDFFATNHFLVGVSLDGFPRLHNLHRRTQNGERSADATMKGVDILRRHHVPFNVLTVVTRDVANNLDRIWEFYRTEGFLYQQYIPCIDPIGEEDTYLDADAYGEFLVNLGRKWITSFSTGQPVSIRLFDNFMAMLCGFPVEECDMRGVCSVQYVIEGGGAAYPCDFYSTDPWYLGSITTTSLAAIDAQRDELSFITASKNTSESCITCRYRNLCRGGCKRFRGKDGTFRFCKSYQRLFDELLPDMETLASRLMKQQGKSQDA; this comes from the coding sequence ATGAACCGTTCTTTTTTGATCAAACCGGCTTCAAGCGCATGCAATCTTGCCTGCGATTACTGCTTTTATCGCGATGAAGCGGAACACCGGGACGTCCCGTGCCATCCGATGATGGATGGGATGGTGGTGGACGCGCTTCTGGAGAAAAGCCTCTCGGATTCCGATGCCGTGGCGTATGCGTTCCAGGGGGGGGAGCCGACGTTGGTTGGCCTTCCCTGGTTCGAGCGTTTCGTCGCCTCGGTGGAACAGAAAAATACCCGCCATATCCCGGTATCCTATGCCCTGCAGACCAACGGGACGCTGCTGGATGACGCATGGGGGGATTTCTTCGCCACGAACCACTTCCTTGTCGGCGTATCGTTGGATGGGTTTCCCCGGCTCCACAACCTGCATCGGCGAACCCAAAACGGGGAGCGGAGCGCCGATGCCACCATGAAGGGCGTCGATATCCTGCGACGTCATCATGTCCCGTTCAATGTCCTGACCGTCGTCACGCGGGACGTGGCGAACAATCTGGACCGAATCTGGGAATTCTACCGGACGGAAGGATTCCTGTACCAGCAGTACATTCCCTGCATCGATCCCATCGGAGAGGAGGACACCTATCTGGACGCTGACGCCTATGGGGAGTTTCTGGTCAATCTTGGCAGGAAATGGATTACCTCATTCTCAACCGGGCAACCTGTCTCCATCCGGCTCTTCGACAATTTCATGGCAATGCTCTGCGGTTTTCCGGTGGAGGAATGCGACATGCGTGGCGTCTGTTCCGTCCAATACGTCATCGAAGGGGGCGGGGCGGCCTATCCCTGTGATTTCTACAGCACCGATCCCTGGTATCTCGGATCCATCACCACGACATCGTTGGCGGCGATTGATGCCCAGCGGGATGAGCTTTCCTTCATCACTGCCAGTAAGAATACATCTGAGTCATGTATTACCTGCCGATATCGGAATCTCTGTCGGGGTGGATGCAAACGGTTCCGTGGCAAAGACGGGACGTTCCGCTTCTGCAAAAGCTACCAGCGCCTGTTTGACGAACTGCTTCCCGACATGGAAACATTGGCGTCAAGGCTGATGAAACAGCAGGGGAAAAGCCAAGACGCTTGA
- a CDS encoding helix-turn-helix domain-containing protein, which produces MGIRKQASLIRVYFTSFFGLVVLPILAVFVISLPVIHSIVKKQAIENITLAQSNIIANLSGEVAEMSMRLSHLIYTNDNEILNLAAGTDTDDADERYRYTSRLNEASRLALVPLSDIVSVGFYMKSGRTVMYKSEVNIAWKDLTKTAMYQYATQHPNIVGVGGFNTDQYHNIYTGSAGGALMLVAGFVPDVRADRSERIGLITLYELSTISRIIQRNDEAYLAGKNSLGCTALVDKTSGAVQYASEIDRDLLRSALSGSIPAGYTFLTSPVSFPGADWELATLVRTGDLTRDFNTVALVIVLVVFAILLFFFLFSLFFLKNIINPIARMREGMKQVEDGDLETHIAPEGNGEIRAMIHSFNAMVRRIKALITDYQHQVRMRERARTPEMVLQDLVDGKDDPKEACERGVDFFHDPYVLIGFVITVPEGGKATWEGKPPISQSFDRIPRFALRCTLATIEPGFLVAYYRIDRALRRDKLQEMLEMVVKTGNEEYGVDVSVIISAPTEGWETFRPVLADLSRKRVLLPLYGQDSILSLDSRPDFDLILSQSDAFHAAAAALYIADEKTVAQTREALSAQLRDGSLAQGKVVVLGFVLACSRRFHENLADLSDAFGRYVPFVQRIESCADVRSLALWLNNFITKVFEYAVGTLDLGQQDVVTKAKRYIADNYMRPDLSLGDVAGYVGLNEKYFTTKFSALAGETFQSYVTELRIAKAKELIRTTTFKMYEVAQMVGYANAEHFNRIFRKEVGMSPHHYRNDQISEDTTTKSVDKSGESPGETDETSRIVT; this is translated from the coding sequence ATGGGCATCCGCAAACAAGCATCCCTGATCCGTGTCTATTTCACCTCGTTTTTCGGCCTGGTCGTCCTCCCCATTTTGGCGGTGTTCGTCATCTCGTTGCCGGTCATCCATTCCATCGTGAAGAAGCAGGCGATTGAGAACATCACGTTGGCCCAGTCCAACATCATCGCCAACCTCTCCGGAGAGGTCGCCGAGATGTCGATGCGCCTGTCCCATTTGATCTACACCAACGACAACGAGATCCTCAATCTCGCCGCGGGGACGGATACGGATGACGCGGATGAGCGATACCGGTACACCAGCCGGCTGAATGAAGCCTCCCGGCTTGCGCTGGTCCCTCTGTCCGACATCGTCTCCGTCGGGTTCTACATGAAATCGGGACGTACCGTCATGTACAAAAGCGAGGTGAACATCGCATGGAAGGACCTTACCAAAACAGCGATGTACCAGTACGCGACGCAACATCCCAACATCGTTGGCGTCGGAGGCTTCAACACGGACCAGTACCACAACATCTACACCGGCTCGGCGGGCGGGGCGTTGATGTTGGTGGCGGGCTTTGTTCCGGATGTGCGGGCGGACCGTTCAGAGCGCATCGGGTTGATCACCCTGTACGAGCTTTCCACCATTTCACGGATCATCCAACGCAACGACGAAGCGTACCTTGCGGGAAAGAACAGCCTCGGGTGTACTGCCTTGGTGGACAAGACAAGCGGGGCTGTCCAGTATGCCAGTGAAATTGACCGGGATTTGCTGCGTTCCGCCCTCTCCGGTTCCATTCCGGCAGGATATACGTTCCTGACCTCTCCGGTGAGTTTTCCTGGAGCGGATTGGGAGCTTGCCACGTTGGTCCGAACAGGGGATCTGACCCGTGATTTCAATACCGTCGCTCTGGTCATCGTCCTGGTGGTGTTCGCCATCCTGCTGTTCTTCTTCCTGTTCTCCCTGTTCTTCCTGAAGAACATCATCAACCCCATCGCCCGGATGCGGGAAGGGATGAAACAGGTGGAGGACGGAGATCTGGAGACGCACATCGCCCCGGAAGGAAACGGGGAGATCCGGGCGATGATCCATTCGTTCAACGCCATGGTGCGGCGGATCAAGGCGTTGATCACCGATTACCAGCACCAGGTAAGGATGCGGGAGAGGGCCCGCACCCCGGAAATGGTCCTGCAGGATCTGGTGGATGGCAAGGATGACCCGAAGGAAGCATGTGAACGGGGAGTTGATTTCTTCCACGACCCGTATGTGTTGATCGGCTTTGTGATCACCGTCCCTGAAGGCGGAAAAGCCACTTGGGAAGGAAAGCCTCCAATATCCCAAAGCTTTGATCGCATCCCTCGTTTTGCGCTTCGCTGTACGCTTGCGACCATCGAGCCGGGATTCTTGGTTGCCTACTATCGGATCGATCGCGCCTTGCGTCGGGACAAGCTTCAGGAAATGTTGGAGATGGTGGTGAAGACGGGAAACGAGGAGTACGGTGTGGATGTCTCGGTGATCATCTCCGCTCCGACAGAGGGATGGGAGACGTTCCGTCCGGTGTTGGCTGATCTGTCCCGCAAACGGGTGTTGCTTCCGCTGTATGGCCAGGATTCCATCCTTTCGTTAGACAGCAGGCCGGATTTTGATCTCATTCTGTCCCAGTCGGACGCGTTCCACGCGGCTGCCGCCGCCCTGTACATCGCCGATGAGAAAACGGTCGCCCAGACAAGAGAGGCGCTTTCCGCCCAGCTTCGGGATGGTTCTTTGGCACAGGGGAAGGTGGTGGTGTTGGGGTTCGTGCTGGCGTGTTCCCGTCGCTTCCATGAGAATCTCGCTGATCTTTCCGATGCCTTCGGCCGGTACGTGCCGTTTGTCCAGCGGATCGAATCCTGTGCCGACGTGCGTTCTCTGGCGCTCTGGCTGAACAACTTCATCACCAAAGTGTTCGAGTACGCGGTGGGGACGCTGGATCTCGGACAACAGGACGTGGTCACCAAGGCGAAACGGTACATCGCCGACAACTACATGCGGCCGGATCTCTCCCTGGGGGATGTTGCCGGGTATGTCGGACTGAATGAGAAATACTTCACCACCAAATTCTCCGCCTTGGCCGGGGAGACGTTCCAGTCGTACGTCACCGAGCTGCGTATCGCGAAGGCGAAGGAATTGATCCGCACCACGACGTTCAAGATGTATGAGGTGGCACAGATGGTAGGGTACGCCAATGCGGAGCACTTCAACCGCATCTTCCGAAAAGAGGTGGGGATGAGTCCCCATCACTATCGAAATGACCAGATTTCTGAAGATACAACAACAAAAAGCGTGGATAAATCGGGAGAATCTCCGGGAGAAACTGACGAAACATCAAGAATTGTGACGTAA
- a CDS encoding sugar ABC transporter permease, whose protein sequence is MGLLEKQKTQFIVISLLVPMVLLVAFVVVPGLDLFRLSATDWDGLSKHMKFIGWDNYVSMFHDKDLWLSLKNNSVYFFIHLLMIPVELAFAVLLTSKLRGARFYKTMVFMPYIINGVAISYAFSYFYSPINGAFDAILKALHMQRFIRSWLSDASIVNYVLTSVSLWRFSGYHVILFMAALQSVPQDIYEAALVDGANTWQRFRYIQIPSIMLMVDFVLFDNIRGALQVFDIPFVMTNGGPGYASSTFTLYTINTAFKFSRFGLAATMAVAIMFMIIIIYFIQNFLIHRVILREGR, encoded by the coding sequence ATGGGGTTGTTGGAGAAACAGAAAACCCAGTTCATCGTCATCTCGCTTCTCGTTCCGATGGTGTTGCTGGTCGCCTTCGTCGTCGTGCCAGGTCTGGATTTGTTCCGGCTGAGCGCCACCGATTGGGATGGCTTGTCCAAACACATGAAATTCATCGGATGGGACAACTACGTGTCGATGTTCCATGACAAGGATCTCTGGTTGTCTCTGAAGAACAACTCGGTGTATTTCTTCATCCACCTGTTGATGATCCCCGTCGAACTTGCCTTCGCCGTGCTGCTGACCAGCAAACTGAGAGGCGCCCGGTTCTACAAGACGATGGTCTTCATGCCGTACATCATCAACGGCGTAGCCATCAGCTACGCGTTCTCCTACTTCTATTCGCCGATCAACGGCGCGTTTGACGCCATCCTGAAGGCGTTGCACATGCAGCGGTTCATCCGCAGCTGGCTCTCCGACGCCAGCATCGTCAACTATGTGCTCACTTCCGTGTCCCTCTGGCGGTTCAGTGGCTATCATGTCATCCTGTTCATGGCGGCGTTGCAGTCCGTTCCCCAGGACATCTACGAAGCTGCGTTGGTCGACGGCGCCAATACGTGGCAACGGTTCCGATACATCCAGATCCCATCCATCATGCTGATGGTCGATTTCGTCCTGTTCGACAACATTCGTGGCGCGCTTCAGGTGTTCGACATCCCGTTCGTCATGACCAACGGCGGTCCGGGATACGCATCCTCCACGTTTACGTTGTATACCATCAACACAGCGTTCAAGTTCTCCCGTTTTGGTCTGGCAGCGACGATGGCAGTGGCCATCATGTTCATGATCATCATCATCTATTTCATCCAGAATTTCCTGATCCACCGGGTGATCCTCCGGGAGGGCAGATGA
- a CDS encoding carbohydrate ABC transporter permease: MMKHPRAFFTQLLKQILCLGMVALVLAPILLTLFAAFKTKADMVRTSPLWLPPASRITFANFSAVWKDKYLFIGFRNTFVILIVSLFFNVLFGTVTAFVVERFQFRLKKLVVGLFFMGMLIPSFVTEIARFKIISGLHLYNTLGAPIVIYIASDLMQLYIYRQFISRIPVSLDESAILDGCSYFGLFQKIIFPLLTPATATVCIIKSINIINDMYIPYLYMPRNQLRTLTTFLMNFANSQQGSWQKLSAGIIIVMLPTILLYVFFQKYILAGVVAGAVKE; the protein is encoded by the coding sequence ATGATGAAACATCCCCGCGCGTTCTTCACCCAGCTCCTCAAACAGATCCTCTGTCTGGGGATGGTGGCGCTGGTGCTCGCCCCGATCCTCCTGACGTTGTTCGCCGCCTTCAAGACCAAGGCGGACATGGTGCGGACATCCCCGTTGTGGCTTCCGCCCGCCTCGCGCATCACCTTCGCGAACTTCTCCGCTGTCTGGAAGGACAAGTACCTGTTCATCGGTTTCCGCAATACGTTCGTCATTTTGATCGTCAGCCTGTTCTTCAACGTGCTGTTCGGCACGGTGACGGCGTTCGTCGTCGAACGCTTCCAGTTCCGTCTGAAGAAACTGGTCGTTGGCCTGTTCTTCATGGGGATGTTGATCCCCAGCTTCGTTACGGAAATCGCCCGGTTCAAGATCATCTCCGGACTGCACCTGTACAACACGCTGGGTGCCCCGATCGTCATCTACATCGCCAGCGACCTGATGCAGTTGTACATCTACCGCCAGTTCATCTCCCGCATCCCCGTCTCTCTGGATGAATCTGCGATCCTGGATGGCTGTTCATACTTTGGTTTGTTCCAGAAGATCATCTTTCCGCTGCTGACCCCCGCCACGGCGACGGTGTGCATCATCAAGTCGATCAACATCATCAACGACATGTACATCCCGTACCTGTACATGCCCCGCAATCAGCTCAGGACGTTGACCACCTTCTTGATGAACTTCGCCAATTCCCAGCAGGGCTCTTGGCAGAAACTCTCCGCAGGGATTATCATCGTGATGCTCCCGACCATCTTGCTGTACGTGTTCTTCCAAAAATACATTCTCGCCGGTGTGGTCGCGGGAGCGGTGAAGGAATGA
- a CDS encoding beta-galactosidase small subunit, which produces MNVVFGDVVLGVHGKGFDYLFSYQEGGPVSFVVGGMEWLYRAPKPTFWRATTCNDRGNHFPERSSMWMGADLFIGTKQVEVFADGEPVEGFLAPDNNRLVDSPLRHPRTVEARYTYATCTTPSTDVVVGYLVRSNGTIEVSVSYQGKRGLPELPVFGIRFIMPTVADGFTYQGLSGETYPDRMAGGVRGTYHVDSLPVTPYLVPQECGMHMETDRLQVFRTIDGKRAALEFRKHGPRFAFSALPYTALELESATHQEELPPARRTVLCLLGAVRGVGGINSWGADVEPQYHIPSDKDISYSFLITPSSLS; this is translated from the coding sequence ATGAACGTCGTATTCGGTGATGTCGTCCTGGGCGTCCATGGCAAGGGGTTCGATTACCTCTTCTCGTACCAGGAAGGAGGCCCGGTGTCGTTCGTCGTCGGTGGGATGGAGTGGCTGTATCGTGCTCCCAAGCCGACGTTCTGGCGGGCGACGACCTGCAATGACCGGGGAAATCATTTCCCGGAGAGAAGCAGCATGTGGATGGGCGCCGACCTGTTCATCGGTACGAAGCAGGTGGAGGTTTTCGCCGATGGGGAGCCGGTGGAGGGATTTCTTGCCCCGGACAACAACCGTTTGGTCGATTCCCCGCTTCGGCATCCGCGTACCGTGGAAGCGCGGTACACCTATGCTACGTGTACCACGCCATCCACCGATGTGGTGGTGGGGTATCTGGTGCGTTCCAATGGCACGATTGAGGTGTCGGTGAGCTACCAGGGGAAACGGGGACTGCCGGAACTGCCGGTCTTCGGGATCAGGTTCATCATGCCGACAGTGGCGGATGGATTCACCTACCAAGGCTTGAGCGGAGAAACCTATCCTGACCGTATGGCAGGTGGGGTTCGTGGAACGTACCATGTGGACAGCCTTCCGGTCACTCCATATTTGGTGCCCCAGGAATGCGGTATGCATATGGAAACCGATAGACTTCAGGTGTTTCGTACCATCGATGGGAAACGTGCCGCGTTGGAGTTCCGTAAGCATGGCCCACGGTTCGCCTTCAGCGCCCTGCCGTATACGGCATTGGAGCTGGAGAGCGCAACCCATCAGGAGGAACTGCCTCCGGCTCGCCGGACGGTGCTCTGTCTGCTGGGCGCGGTGCGTGGCGTCGGGGGCATCAACAGCTGGGGAGCAGATGTCGAACCGCAGTATCACATCCCGTCGGACAAGGACATCAGCTATAGCTTTCTCATCACGCCGTCTTCGCTGTCATAA
- a CDS encoding DNA/RNA non-specific endonuclease: MAKRTRTSQKRKTIGKKLLIIVLVILALWLVLVLLTPPPEPTATTDSAGWPVGIELPTPVSGEQIIQHTGYTLSYDEPYEVASYVAYQLTRDEVNGALDRTDDFRPDPAVTTGSATLDDYRGSGYDRGHLIPAADQKWSAQAMSDSFYMSNMTPQVGSFNRGIWSSLEAMVRTFANDNGAVYVVTGPVLTDGPYQTIGKNKVAVPKQFYKVVLFYDGTKAKAVGFLLPNEGSQKPVRSFAVPVDQVEQVTGLDFFPALPDDLENTVEATWDQNAWDWREFTAGDGPKMVVEGTIERPQTAIIRETLYLMVDAFRTQVLRLVRSL; this comes from the coding sequence ATGGCGAAGCGAACACGTACATCACAGAAACGGAAAACGATCGGAAAGAAACTCCTGATCATCGTCTTGGTCATCCTGGCCCTCTGGCTGGTCCTGGTGTTGCTCACGCCACCGCCGGAGCCAACGGCCACCACCGACTCGGCAGGCTGGCCGGTGGGGATCGAACTGCCCACCCCGGTTTCCGGAGAACAGATCATCCAGCACACCGGGTACACACTGAGCTACGATGAACCGTACGAAGTGGCTTCGTACGTCGCCTACCAATTGACCCGGGACGAGGTCAACGGCGCGCTGGACCGGACGGATGATTTCCGTCCCGACCCTGCCGTCACCACCGGCAGCGCCACGTTGGATGATTACCGTGGCAGCGGCTATGACCGCGGCCATTTGATCCCCGCGGCGGACCAGAAATGGAGCGCCCAGGCAATGAGCGATTCCTTCTACATGAGCAACATGACCCCGCAGGTCGGATCGTTCAACCGGGGCATCTGGTCCAGCCTGGAAGCCATGGTGCGCACCTTCGCCAACGACAATGGGGCCGTCTACGTCGTCACCGGTCCGGTCCTGACGGACGGTCCGTACCAGACCATCGGAAAAAACAAGGTCGCCGTACCCAAACAGTTCTACAAAGTGGTGTTGTTCTATGATGGGACCAAAGCGAAAGCGGTGGGGTTCCTGCTTCCCAACGAAGGATCCCAGAAACCGGTACGTTCCTTCGCCGTCCCGGTCGACCAGGTGGAGCAGGTCACCGGCCTGGATTTCTTCCCCGCTCTCCCGGACGATCTTGAAAACACCGTCGAGGCAACGTGGGACCAGAACGCCTGGGATTGGCGCGAGTTCACCGCCGGGGATGGCCCGAAGATGGTGGTGGAAGGCACGATAGAGCGCCCTCAGACGGCCATCATCCGGGAGACGCTGTACCTGATGGTCGATGCGTTCCGTACCCAGGTGCTTCGCCTGGTACGCTCGTTATGA